The nucleotide window GCCAGGTGGAGACCCGCGTGGGCGGCGCCGTGTCCGGCCAGTACTCGCTGCTGGACGCGGACGGCACCAAGCGCACCGTCGACTACACCGCCGATGACGTCAACGGCTTCAACGCCGTCGTGCGCAAGGACGCTGCTGTCGTCTCCGCCCCCGTCGTAGCCGCGCCCGCCGTGGTAGCTGCCGCTCCTGCCGTGGTTGCTGCCCGCACCGTAGCCGCTCCTGCCGTGGTTGCTGCCCGCACCATCGCCGCTCCTGCCGTCTACGCGGCGCACGCTGCTCCTGCTGTGTACGCTGCTCACGCCGCTCCCGCCCTGTACGCGGCTCACTCCGCCCCCGCTGTGTACTCCGTGCCTTCTGCCTACTCGTACGGCGCTCACTCCGTGTACTCCGCTCCCCTCGCCTACGCCGGCTGGTAAACAGTGTCCCGTGACTACTGTAAATGGTGCTCTtctgtaaataatgtttatttttaagtaaaaagtgAAACtacctattttttgttttttttttttctgccaTCACCAGTAGTCATCTGAATTGTATTGATTACAAGATTATgtcatacatttattatattaaggtAGCAATTCAACAGGGCTTGGTATACAGCCGAAGTCCCCTTGGTTCTATATATCCGTAAACAATATTACAAACAATTCAAAAAAGGTTGTTAAAGCCGTCAAATATGACTAAGAAATGAATGATCTAGAAAGAAAGAACAACTACTCATAAGAGATACGGACCTACTATGGTATGTTATCAATTAAATGATTGTGTAAGTATCTagtaacataaaaattaaataaagtttacatGAAGACAAAACCCATCTACAGAAAGTTAGAAGTAACCTGTGAAACAGGAAAAACTAACAGGCTGcttgtttaaattaaactacGACTGGCAAATATTaacttttatcaatattttacaaaacctGAGAAATCTATCATCTATCTATAGCCTACAACTTATACGAGTTTTCCAtctgttttttagggttccgtacccaaagggtaaaacgggaccctattgttttcgctcctctgtccgtccgtccatccgtctgtcaccaggctgtatctcatgaaccgtgatattaagagagcaaatatttttgttgccgctataacaacaaatagggtcaattcccactgaaagagcagcggccgacagcggccgtaagagcacggaaaatgtaagcggcgcggcgcggcgcggcccagCGCGGCGCCGaacggcccgccgcgctcgcgctcaatcccttgcaattacggccgctgccggcggccgctgccggccgctgctctttcagtgggaattgacccatactgaaaactagaactgaataaatattttggtgggctcccatacaataaacgtgatttttttgtctgttttataaataaactagcttccgcccgtggcttcgcccgcgtagagttcggttatatcgcgtttccaagagaattcttcaaaagtccgggataaagacgtgaaagcgtaacagacagacagagttaattTCGCATTTCTAACATTAGTAgagatggtacggaacccttcgtgcgcgagtccgactcgaacttggccggttttttaaagAACACTGTGAAGTGCGATTAGTTATATGTATTAATAGTCAGATCAtggattagttttatttatttgttttagtgaCCTTGTCAGcaactatattttttaacccccgacgcaaaaacgacggggtgttataagtttgacgtgtctgtgtgtgtgtgtgtgtgtgtgtgtgtgtggcatcgtagctcccaaacggatgatccgattgtaatgcggttttttttgtttaaaaggtatgtcagtcgggagtgttcttagctatgtttggtggaaatcggttcaggtcttcaaggtcatcagctcgtttgctagatgtgataggaatgttacacgctcagtttacttgcaagtatatgtgggatctgaaatttgaaacactaatgtcttttggaaccactgagctggtctgctgttagggcacgaaggtaggagacgtaaccctgaactgccttttagtaaacccatcgagtttgggctcgttgaatttgtcttgacgagttctcttcatgtttctgattgacgagaacctgatgctggaaatgggatgtggcggatgaaaccctggaatgccggaatgaaacggataaaccgatttatatttttgctgaaaatctagaatgtccaaaggttaatctttattgtttctcgaaATCTCGATATCTCATATAGCGActccatcttaagataaaataaattaaatgaaagaaggaaaaattaaggagctcctttaaaaagcatgaaataaaattaaattataaatttaaaaaaacccccgacccaaaaaaagtacgcaataattatgacataaggttaaaaacgctaaatcctataaaaagcaaaaaataacttttatcactacgtaaactaaattttgacgtgtcgggggaccgctttttaccttcataaatacttacataaagcaaatgatacctacctgattacaacattcgttaaaaaaaaaacacgtatctaaagtaatgaattagagcggtcccccgacacgacaaaatttagtttacgtagtgataaaagttattttttgctttttataggatttagcgtttttaaccttatgtcataattattgcgtactttttttgggtcgggggtttttttgaACCGTTCGATCGTGTGGTCCTAATGTCCACACCCTATTTAAAAATCTATCTAGGCCGCTGGTTGGTACTATTCGTGACTACAAGGCTTTCTATTATCTAGGGTAAAGGATTAGCATGGCAACCCAACGAGAGTTGTCAGCCTCTtgcacgctcccagtcgacagcgatggggacgaatttttggatgctttttagtttgtttttaatgggatcgttttttttattgtaaataacgtCTAAAAGTAACGAAAGTTCTAATAAAAGCAGAAATTATATAAGTTACCTTTATAAAGGCATTGATTGTGGACAGGTTTTCAGAATGATACcttaaaaatcggtaaaaaaaaacttttaagttaaacggttttatcttatgtgcactg belongs to Helicoverpa armigera isolate CAAS_96S chromosome 6, ASM3070526v1, whole genome shotgun sequence and includes:
- the LOC110381235 gene encoding larval/pupal rigid cuticle protein 66 → MAAKFVVLAALVAVAHCSVVPVARVDADYSSFAYDVADPNTGDYKSQVETRVGGAVSGQYSLLDADGTKRTVDYTADDVNGFNAVVRKDAAVVSAPVVAAPAVVAAAPAVVAARTVAAPAVVAARTIAAPAVYAAHAAPAVYAAHAAPALYAAHSAPAVYSVPSAYSYGAHSVYSAPLAYAGW